Proteins encoded within one genomic window of Setaria italica strain Yugu1 chromosome IV, Setaria_italica_v2.0, whole genome shotgun sequence:
- the LOC101758917 gene encoding polygalacturonase 1 beta-like protein 3 isoform X1, translating to MDANTVQSGVMVNMDAIVSLAILLLVTGAGASKHADLPAGPAVKSPKTMAPMVYWQAVLPETPMPQAIHDLLTQSTGHVSQDNKGLAQGENSRKVTASYGSQGEEDTRKVTTSHKSQGEDSRKVTASYGSQDDGDSMKIMMSYGSQCKDNSRKATTSYGSQGDEESRKVTTSYGSKGEEDSRKLTTSYGSQGDELSRKTTTSYGSQGDELSRKTTTSYGSQGDELSRKTTTSYGSQGDELSRKATTSYGSQGDELSRKTTTSYGSQGDELSRKTTTSYGSQGDELSRKTTTSYGSQGDELSRKATTSYGSQGDELSRKATTSYGSQGDELSRKTTTSYGSQGDELSRKATTSYGSQGDELSRKTTTSYGSQGEKDSRKATTSYRSQGDRHDHIHSHNNGNKLADVFFFHDVLRPGSIITPTIPPTTSLPPLLPRHEAETIPFSTKRFGDILTMFAPASHAMADEIRWTLDTCEHPQTLAGEKASCATSFESLAKLPAALLGIRNVHAFSGDMPIDPAGTTARRGRYNVTAVRKLSDSPMVAACHDLTYPYAVYYCHTTNPAAAYLVTLAAEDGGAPAMEALAVCHLDTSQWTPRHPFLVAHNLKPGDAVVCHFLSKLSIVWVPAGEQGGAREARKNAKYLRAFA from the exons ATGGACGCCAACACAGTTCAAAGTGGTGTCATGGTCAATATGGATGCCATTGTGTCGCTCGCCATACTCCTCCTG GTTACTGGAGCAGGAGCAAGCAAACATGCAGATCTGCCAGCTGGGCCTGCCGTGAAGTCGCCTAAGACCATGGCGCCAATGGTGTATTGGCAAGCAGTTCTTCCTGAGACTCCGATGCCCCAAGCCATACACGACTTGTTGACCCAATCTACAG GACATGTCTCTCAGGATAATAAAGGTTTGGCACAAGGGGAGAACTCAAGAAAAGTCACCGCATCATATGGGTCCCAAGGTGAGGAGGACACAAGGAAGGTCACTACTTCACATAAGTCCCAAGGTGAGGACTCAAGGAAGGTCACCGCCTCATATGGGTCCCAAGATGATGGAGACTCAATGAAAATAATGATGTCATATGGATCTCAATGTAAGGACAACTCAAGGAAGGCCACCACATCATATGGGTCTCAAGGTGATGAGGAATCTAGAAAGGTCACAACTTCATATGGGTCCAAAGGTGAGGAGGACTCAAGGAAGCTCACCACATCATATGGGTCTCAAGGTGATGAGTTATCAAGAAAGACCACCACATCATATGGGTCCCAAGGTGATGAGTTATCAAGAAAGACCACCACATCATATGGGTCCCAAGGTGATGAGTTATCAAGAAAGACCACCACATCATATGGGTCCCAAGGTGATGAGTTATCAAGAAAGGCCACCACATCATATGGGTCCCAAGGTGATGAGTTATCAAGAAAGACCACCACATCATATGGGTCCCAAGGTGATGAGTTATCAAGAAAGACCACCACATCATATGGGTCCCAAGGTGATGAGTTATCAAGAAAGACCACCACATCATATGGGTCCCAAGGTGATGAGTTATCAAGAAAGGCCACCACATCATATGGGTCCCAAGGTGATGAGTTATCAAGAAAGGCCACCACATCATATGGGTCCCAAGGTGATGAGTTATCAAGAAAGACCACCACATCATATGGGTCCCAAGGTGATGAGTTATCAAGAAAGGCTACCACATCATATGGGTCCCAAGGTGATGAGTTATCAAGAAAGACCACCACATCATATGGGTCCCAAGGTGAGAAGGACTCAAGGAAGGCCACTACTTCATATAGGTCCCAAG GGGACAGGCATGACCATATTCACAGCCACAACAACGGCAACAAGCTAGCAGACGTGTTCTTCTTCCATGACGTGCTACGGCCAGGGTCCATTATCACACCGACCATCCCACCGACCACATCCTTGCCACCCCTGCTACCGCGCCACGAGGCTGAAACCATTCCATTCTCCACCAAGCGCTTCGGCGACATCCTTACCATGTTCGCGCCAGCGTCCCATGCCATGGCAGATGAGATACGGTGGACTCTGGACACTTGCGAGCACCCGCAGACACTCGCAGGAGAGAAGGCCAGCTGCGCCACGTCCTTCGAGTCCCTCGCAAAGCTCCCTGCTGCCCTCCTTGGGATACGCAATGTCCATGCTTTCTCGGGTGACATGCCCATCGACCCTGCGGGCACGACGGCGCGACGGGGGAGGTATAACGTGACGGCTGTGCGGAAGCTCTCCGACTCTCCGATGGTCGCGGCGTGCCATGACCTGACGTACCCCTACGCGGTGTACTACTGCCACACGACGAACCCAGCGGCGGCGTACCTGGTGACGCTGGCGGCCGAGGATGGCGGGGCGCCGGCGATGGAGGCCCTAGCCGTGTGCCACCTGGACACGTCGCAGTGGACCCCCAGACACCCGTTCCTAGTGGCGCACAATCTCAAGCCAGGTGATGCGGTGGTGTGCCATTTCCTCTCTAAGCTCAGCATAGTCTGGGTCCCGGCCGGCGAGCAAGGAGGCGCACGTGAAGCCCGGAAGAACGCAAAGTACCTGAGGGCATTTGCATGA
- the LOC101758917 gene encoding polygalacturonase 1 beta-like protein 3 isoform X2, with protein sequence MDANTVQSGVMVNMDAIVSLAILLLVTGAGASKHADLPAGPAVKSPKTMAPMVYWQAVLPETPMPQAIHDLLTQSTGHVSQDNKGLAQGENSRKVTASYGSQGEEDTRKVTTSHKSQGEDSRKVTASYGSQDDGDSMKIMMSYGSQCKDNSRKATTSYGSQGDEESRKVTTSYGSKGEEDSRKLTTSYGSQGDELSRKTTTSYGSQGDELSRKTTTSYGSQGDELSRKTTTSYGSQGDELSRKATTSYGSQGDELSRKTTTSYGSQGDELSRKTTTSYGSQGDELSRKTTTSYGSQGDELSRKATTSYGSQGDELSRKATTSYGSQGDELSRKTTTSYGSQGDELSRKTTTSYGSQGEKDSRKATTSYRSQGDRHDHIHSHNNGNKLADVFFFHDVLRPGSIITPTIPPTTSLPPLLPRHEAETIPFSTKRFGDILTMFAPASHAMADEIRWTLDTCEHPQTLAGEKASCATSFESLAKLPAALLGIRNVHAFSGDMPIDPAGTTARRGRYNVTAVRKLSDSPMVAACHDLTYPYAVYYCHTTNPAAAYLVTLAAEDGGAPAMEALAVCHLDTSQWTPRHPFLVAHNLKPGDAVVCHFLSKLSIVWVPAGEQGGAREARKNAKYLRAFA encoded by the exons ATGGACGCCAACACAGTTCAAAGTGGTGTCATGGTCAATATGGATGCCATTGTGTCGCTCGCCATACTCCTCCTG GTTACTGGAGCAGGAGCAAGCAAACATGCAGATCTGCCAGCTGGGCCTGCCGTGAAGTCGCCTAAGACCATGGCGCCAATGGTGTATTGGCAAGCAGTTCTTCCTGAGACTCCGATGCCCCAAGCCATACACGACTTGTTGACCCAATCTACAG GACATGTCTCTCAGGATAATAAAGGTTTGGCACAAGGGGAGAACTCAAGAAAAGTCACCGCATCATATGGGTCCCAAGGTGAGGAGGACACAAGGAAGGTCACTACTTCACATAAGTCCCAAGGTGAGGACTCAAGGAAGGTCACCGCCTCATATGGGTCCCAAGATGATGGAGACTCAATGAAAATAATGATGTCATATGGATCTCAATGTAAGGACAACTCAAGGAAGGCCACCACATCATATGGGTCTCAAGGTGATGAGGAATCTAGAAAGGTCACAACTTCATATGGGTCCAAAGGTGAGGAGGACTCAAGGAAGCTCACCACATCATATGGGTCTCAAGGTGATGAGTTATCAAGAAAGACCACCACATCATATGGGTCCCAAGGTGATGAGTTATCAAGAAAGACCACCACATCATATGGGTCCCAAGGTGATGAGTTATCAAGAAAGACCACCACATCATATGGGTCCCAAGGTGATGAGTTATCAAGAAAGGCCACCACATCATATGGGTCCCAAGGTGATGAGTTATCAAGAAAGACCACCACATCATATGGGTCCCAAGGTGATGAGTTATCAAGAAAGACCACCACATCATATGGGTCCCAAGGTGATGAGTTATCAAGAAAGACCACCACATCATATGGGTCCCAAGGTGATGAGTTATCAAGAAAGGCCACCACATCATATGGGTCCCAAGGTGATGAGTTATCAAGAAAGGCCACCACATCATATGGGTCCCAAGGTGATGAGTTATCAAGAAAGACCACCACATCATATGGGTCCCAAGGTGATGAGTTATCAAGAAAG ACCACCACATCATATGGGTCCCAAGGTGAGAAGGACTCAAGGAAGGCCACTACTTCATATAGGTCCCAAG GGGACAGGCATGACCATATTCACAGCCACAACAACGGCAACAAGCTAGCAGACGTGTTCTTCTTCCATGACGTGCTACGGCCAGGGTCCATTATCACACCGACCATCCCACCGACCACATCCTTGCCACCCCTGCTACCGCGCCACGAGGCTGAAACCATTCCATTCTCCACCAAGCGCTTCGGCGACATCCTTACCATGTTCGCGCCAGCGTCCCATGCCATGGCAGATGAGATACGGTGGACTCTGGACACTTGCGAGCACCCGCAGACACTCGCAGGAGAGAAGGCCAGCTGCGCCACGTCCTTCGAGTCCCTCGCAAAGCTCCCTGCTGCCCTCCTTGGGATACGCAATGTCCATGCTTTCTCGGGTGACATGCCCATCGACCCTGCGGGCACGACGGCGCGACGGGGGAGGTATAACGTGACGGCTGTGCGGAAGCTCTCCGACTCTCCGATGGTCGCGGCGTGCCATGACCTGACGTACCCCTACGCGGTGTACTACTGCCACACGACGAACCCAGCGGCGGCGTACCTGGTGACGCTGGCGGCCGAGGATGGCGGGGCGCCGGCGATGGAGGCCCTAGCCGTGTGCCACCTGGACACGTCGCAGTGGACCCCCAGACACCCGTTCCTAGTGGCGCACAATCTCAAGCCAGGTGATGCGGTGGTGTGCCATTTCCTCTCTAAGCTCAGCATAGTCTGGGTCCCGGCCGGCGAGCAAGGAGGCGCACGTGAAGCCCGGAAGAACGCAAAGTACCTGAGGGCATTTGCATGA